ATTGTGACCACCTCTTGTAATCCAAACTCTCTTGACACCATCGAAAAGCTTAGCAAATTCATGTTCACTCAAATACTGCTCAGGCACTGTTTGGAAAAGCACCGTTCTTGAAGACAGTTTTTTACCATAACGAGGTGAAGACAAAACGACCTCTCTGAGGGAATTGTAATAGGTAAGCTCTCTGTAAATGACAAACATGAACATCCAATAAAAAACCCAGCCGCAGAAAATATGCGCATAGTAACGACCGGGATGCTTAACATTTTGAAAagccaattgatcaacacCATCCTGATGATTACCGTTACTGGCATTGACAGCAAATAGGATTGGGAAAATGTAAGTCATAGACAAAACACAGTATGCACAAATGATGAACAGATACCgtaaaaaaaaataccCGTCCAAACCAGCCTGCTGCAATATGAAATTAtcagatttcttcagtaaAGGCAAGAACCATTGCCAAAGACCTTTTGGTAAAGGTTCaggcttcttctcatcattGATCAGGTCAAATGAGGATTTTGGTTCGTACATTCTCTTCAGCTTGATTCTTAAAACCAAAAAAATGGTCATAAAGATACCAAAGAGCGTCAAGTTACTGACGATCGCAGTGACTAACTGCTGCGTCGCCGTTCCCTCCGAAGTCGAGTCAGCCATTTTTTTACCTCCTCTTTCTACCAATTGCTGATACTTCTTGCTTGCTCACCTCTCAAGGTAACGTTTACCGGGCTGGCAGGCTCCTTTTTACTTGTCCTTTGTCTACTACTTTATTTATTTCTGGGCATCTCAGTTATATCGATGTCTCATCTGAAATCTTTTCTCGGAAAAACTTCTTCCCTGATCTGGCTGGAGGTTATTCCGCTTCCGTGCCGCATTTTCCTAGAACAGCTCGTAGATACTCTTCGACACGTTCTGTGTTCTCGAGGCTTGCCCCTCAGCTTCTGGAACACCCTTCGGAGAAACTATTTCCCCGAAGATCTTCCGTGGcagcttttcaattgaaagaatgGTCTGCCACATACATCcatcaaaagtttcaaggCATACCAACGCGAATTGTTTACCTCATAGCGCCGCGGTGAATAGGTAGAGAACACTGCCAATTTCATAAGGGAACCATTGATGGAAATGGCTGATCACGGTCCGCTTCATAAGTGGAATAGTTGTCCCGATCTCTTGAATGTACCAAAAGTACCGATAGAGAGTTTAAAGAAGCTCCATGTGTATGATTTTGACAATACTTTGTATTGCAGTCCGCATCCTAATAAACAGCTATACACTAAGAAGCTGTATGACCGACTTTACAACTCTTCCAGCTTGCTTAATGGGGGCTGGTGGTCAGAACCATGTTTTTTGGAACAATCATTTACCAATATGATCAATTCCAGTGAGGAAGAACGGGCAAAGTATTGGAACATAGATATGCTTGAATTGGCCAGGAAATCGGAACAGGATCCTCAAgcaatttcaattgttcttactggaagaaaagaagtttACTTTGCATCGATGTTCAGTAAGATGTTTCTGGAACTTGACGATCTAACATTCAATGCCGTATGTTTGAAAAGGGCAAACTGCGGCAGTAGTACTGCCGAATACAAGATTTCGCTGATTacagatttcttggacCATTATCCTTCATTAAACGAGCTGATCATTTATGATGATCGCCCGCAGCAGATTAAAGTCTTCGAGAGAGCCTTTAGCAACTCGCAGGTGGTTCATGTTCAGCCACAATTCAAAATGCTTGAGGTCTCTGATGAATGCCGACTGGTAAaggaaatttttgaaagatatcaTATGGCTAACTCCTTGGTCTGGACACCACCGACATGTGGTTTTATCGTGGACAGAACTACATACCGcacattgatcaattggacGTTTCgattcttcaagaagaaatataAAATGTCTTTGTTACCACATTATCCGATGTATATACCGCTTGCAGCAGACACCAATGACGAGATTGCTCGAATCTGGTCAAACAACAATCCACAAGTCATGAAATCACCTTCCAGTACTAAAGAAATCTGTGACAGATTCCACTCACAGCAAAACTTGCAAGGTAATTGtgccatcaaattcaacGTCATTGAAATCGGTTACCGGACGTCTGAAAAGTATCGTCGCACCCTAGAAATATACTACAAAGTAGAGGCATCAGACAGTAACAGATACGTCTCGCCCTCTCCAACAACCTTGATGGCTATATCCACGGAAACAACTTTGCCCAAGGGTCGCACAGAGTTGAACTCTCTCAGATGGGTCTCCCTAGATAGGCCTATCAAGTTGAAGACCGTGCTTGGCCATTTTGCGCGTCTTACAACTActgattgaaattttgtcGATTGTGAAAGAAACAAGTAAAGTTCGGCTCAATTCATCGTTGGATCTAATGAATTGAGCTACAAATGAACATGAGTTCCTTTTCGATTTATATTAGCACAATTACGGCTCTGCCAGACCATGGGAGTAGTCCATCAGGAATTTGACATATGTGCTGAAGCCATCCCAATATTTTACGCGATCCTGCTTCGTCTGCTGACGATAGAAAAACGCATAGTATCAGGAAGCATGACTATAAAGCTCAATTGGTGATTGAgttgaagatatcaaatgatgaaatgatttgaaatgatttgaagagtgttgataaatttcaaataaACCGAAgacttcaatttttttcattttaaACGCTTGAGGGCTTGAGTCACCATGAACGTTTCAACTACATAGCGAATTCACTTCAATATAAGCGCCATTGGTCGTTATTATCAGTTTTTGCGTCATGATGGTGAATCTTATAGCATAAACCATAAATCAACAGGTAGTTTGACGGAATTAAGTAATGTTCAGAGTCATTGAGTAAAAGCAGATATGTTTGAGCTTAATCAGTGAAACAACTAACTGAAACACTCAGCATCGGAGCATCTCGTTACTCCTGTGCCCGACATTTGCGGGTCATCAAAGAGGGTATAGAATAGGCCATTTCTGAGAAGTTTCGTTTTCTCATTTAACTGAAACCAATTGTACTCGAAGCTACGTCAAGAAGAGTAAAACGTGTTCGACAGGGATTTCGACGTAGCTGAAAACATCATGCTAAAGTACTGTTGCATGCGTTTGTTGACAAGTGGTAGGTATTCCATTTATAACGTTTTGACCGTCGGCCTTGAACGTGTAAGAATAAAACTGTAAATATCTATTGAGTTTTAATATGTGAATGCGTGCAATGGAACAAGCAGACAAGGTAAACCGTTGGATTGGCCACTGGCATCAAATCTTAGTGCTATACTTTTTATGCTTTCATTCttggttgaaaaattaaGTAGGCGATCTTCCGTCATCCTGAAAAGAGACGCGTAAGTCTAGATGAGCTCACAAGAACACCAAGAGGTCGGTTAAGAATGGAGGCTTCCAATTTGCAAATATACTGGCATGAATCGCAGCCTATCTACAGTCTTTGCTTCCAGCCAAATCAAGAGGGAAAGCCTAGACTGTTCACAGCTGGAGGTGACAATAGAATACGTGCTTGGCAATTGAATTTCGACGAACCCTCAAAGACCAAGATAGATACAATTGATTACTTGTCTTCCTTGACACAACATGAGCAAGCTGTTAATGTGGTAAGATTCAATCATCGTGGTGACACACTTGCTACTGCTGGGGATGATGGACAATtgcttctttggaagatcaATGAGACCAAAGAGAAACAGTTTGGTGTTTCTGATGCAGAATTCGAAGAGTTCAACGAGACTTGGAGTGTTTGGAAGAGATTACGCTCCAACGGTAGTGGAATTGGAGCTTACGAGGTATATGATATGGCATGGTCGCCAAAGGACGACTATATTGTCACCGGCTCTATGGATAACGCTATCCGAGTGTTTCACGTAGCCACAGGCGAGTGTGTAGCGCATATGACAGACCATAATCATTATACTCAGGGTGTCGCATGGGACCCGCTCGATCAACTTATTCTGTCCCAGTCTGCAGATAGAGCAGTGAATGTCTATGAGATAATACGAGATCAGGATGCAGAGAGCAAATTACAACTAAAGCTTAAGAATAAGATCATGAAGTGCGAACTGCCGCAACGACATAAAGAGACTGATCAGTTAAATTTGAGCAATACCAAGTTATCATTTTTATTTCACAACGAAACACTACCCTCTTTTTTTAGAAGACCTGCTATATCTCCCTGTGGGAGCCTTATTTGCATTC
This DNA window, taken from Torulaspora delbrueckii CBS 1146 chromosome 2, complete genome, encodes the following:
- the TDEL0B00790 gene encoding uncharacterized protein (similar to Saccharomyces cerevisiae YMR265C; ancestral locus Anc_8.818); translation: MEMADHGPLHKWNSCPDLLNVPKVPIESLKKLHVYDFDNTLYCSPHPNKQLYTKKLYDRLYNSSSLLNGGWWSEPCFLEQSFTNMINSSEEERAKYWNIDMLELARKSEQDPQAISIVLTGRKEVYFASMFSKMFLELDDLTFNAVCLKRANCGSSTAEYKISLITDFLDHYPSLNELIIYDDRPQQIKVFERAFSNSQVVHVQPQFKMLEVSDECRLVKEIFERYHMANSLVWTPPTCGFIVDRTTYRTLINWTFRFFKKKYKMSLLPHYPMYIPLAADTNDEIARIWSNNNPQVMKSPSSTKEICDRFHSQQNLQGNCAIKFNVIEIGYRTSEKYRRTLEIYYKVEASDSNRYVSPSPTTLMAISTETTLPKGRTELNSLRWVSLDRPIKLKTVLGHFARLTTTD
- the CAC2 gene encoding Cac2p (similar to Saccharomyces cerevisiae CAC2 (YML102W); ancestral locus Anc_8.817) codes for the protein MEASNLQIYWHESQPIYSLCFQPNQEGKPRLFTAGGDNRIRAWQLNFDEPSKTKIDTIDYLSSLTQHEQAVNVVRFNHRGDTLATAGDDGQLLLWKINETKEKQFGVSDAEFEEFNETWSVWKRLRSNGSGIGAYEVYDMAWSPKDDYIVTGSMDNAIRVFHVATGECVAHMTDHNHYTQGVAWDPLDQLILSQSADRAVNVYEIIRDQDAESKLQLKLKNKIMKCELPQRHKETDQLNLSNTKLSFLFHNETLPSFFRRPAISPCGSLICIPAGILKSDTGVESNSLPELNNAVYLYTRAAIKNNLNKPIMCLPFLKKPATVISFNPNFYKLSDNTKSYLKLPYKLVFAVATSNEVLIYDTESVKPLAIIGNLHYTPLTDLAWKQDGSLLMVSSTDGFCSYISIQPSTLGEKITPQIAESIGSSEKTDIPSTSPAKTSIINLLPVKRKNTSKSEPESGKQKDKRRVQPTLINIE